One Natrinema halophilum genomic window carries:
- the bioB gene encoding biotin synthase BioB — MVYETGNETIDNALERVLAGDRLDRTDGLALLAQPTAELSEAGAFVRDHFGDGTVDACSIVNAKAGNCAEDCGFCAQSVHFDTGIDTYGFLGPGKILEAAKRAERDGAQRFGIVVAEKGVSKEHRSEEWEEVLESIRLVRDECDLEVDASLGILTEEEAAILAEEGINHYNHNIETSPRYFPEIVGSHSFEDRVKTLEVAKEAGMDLCAGVILGMGETPTDRVEAAIALQDIGISSLPVNVLNPVSGTPLAERSVDITTEEIVKTVAVYKLLHPESRVRLTGGREVNLSPDEQHLPLEAGADGILTGDYLTTEGQSPGEDIEIIERAGLEPNRETNDFDPEAVKARHSGAAESSAETTANTGTELSDD, encoded by the coding sequence GTGGTTTACGAGACTGGAAACGAGACGATCGACAACGCACTCGAGCGGGTACTGGCCGGGGACCGTCTCGACCGGACCGACGGGTTGGCGTTACTGGCCCAGCCGACCGCCGAGCTCTCGGAAGCCGGCGCATTCGTGCGCGATCACTTCGGTGACGGTACGGTCGACGCCTGCTCGATCGTCAACGCGAAGGCGGGTAATTGCGCCGAGGACTGTGGTTTCTGTGCGCAATCGGTCCACTTCGATACCGGTATCGACACGTACGGGTTTCTCGGTCCAGGGAAGATCCTCGAGGCCGCGAAGCGAGCCGAACGCGACGGCGCCCAGCGGTTCGGAATCGTCGTCGCCGAGAAAGGCGTCTCGAAGGAACACCGCTCGGAGGAGTGGGAGGAGGTACTCGAGTCGATCCGACTCGTCCGAGACGAGTGCGATCTCGAGGTCGACGCCTCGCTGGGGATTCTCACAGAAGAGGAAGCCGCGATCCTCGCCGAGGAGGGAATCAATCACTACAATCACAACATCGAGACATCCCCGCGGTACTTCCCCGAGATCGTCGGGTCCCACAGCTTCGAAGACCGAGTGAAGACGCTCGAGGTCGCCAAAGAGGCGGGAATGGACCTCTGTGCCGGCGTCATTCTCGGGATGGGCGAGACGCCGACCGACCGGGTCGAAGCGGCCATCGCGCTGCAAGACATCGGCATTTCGTCGCTGCCGGTGAACGTGCTCAATCCGGTCTCAGGGACGCCGTTAGCCGAACGGAGCGTCGACATCACGACCGAAGAGATCGTCAAAACGGTCGCAGTCTACAAGTTGCTCCACCCGGAATCGCGCGTTCGGCTCACCGGCGGCCGCGAAGTCAACCTCTCGCCCGACGAGCAGCACCTTCCCTTAGAAGCCGGCGCGGACGGCATCCTCACCGGCGACTACCTCACGACCGAGGGACAATCGCCCGGCGAAGACATCGAAATCATCGAGCGCGCGGGTCTCGAGCCCAACCGAGAGACCAACGACTTCGACCCGGAAGCGGTCAAGGCCCGTCACAGCGGGGCCGCGGAGTCCTCGGCCGAGACGACTGCGAATACAGGCACGGAACTGAGCGACGACTGA
- the sucC gene encoding ADP-forming succinate--CoA ligase subunit beta gives MKLHEYQAKQVFADAGVPTPDSQLADDVDGVVSAAEEIGYPVAVKAQVQVGGRGKAGGIELVEDEDEAREAAESILGMDLKGYHVDRVLVEEAVDFVNELYVGITMDRGEGRPVAMVSTKGGVNIEEVAEEDPEAIAREHIDPSFGMHPYQARKAVYDAGVGQSVARDVSSVLTTLYQLWDDKDGADAEINPLMVTSDDEVIAADAVMNIDEDALFRQPELAEMEEEATGGDELEQKADEYDFDYVRLDGNVGIIGNGAGLVMTTLDLVDHYGGQPANFLDVGGGAKAARIANALDMVFSDGNVDSVVFNIFGGITRGDEVARGINEALEQFDEIPKPVVVRLAGTNWEEGMEILNEDLVTVEQTLEDAVQRAVEYAGEVNDQ, from the coding sequence ATGAAATTACATGAGTACCAGGCGAAGCAGGTCTTCGCCGATGCCGGGGTACCTACGCCGGATTCCCAGCTCGCGGACGACGTCGACGGCGTCGTCTCCGCAGCGGAGGAAATCGGGTATCCGGTAGCGGTAAAGGCGCAGGTACAGGTTGGCGGTCGCGGGAAAGCCGGCGGGATCGAACTCGTCGAGGATGAAGACGAGGCTCGCGAAGCCGCCGAGTCAATTCTCGGGATGGACCTGAAGGGATACCACGTGGATCGGGTTCTCGTCGAGGAGGCGGTCGACTTCGTGAACGAACTCTACGTCGGCATTACGATGGATCGTGGCGAGGGCAGACCCGTCGCGATGGTCTCGACGAAGGGCGGAGTCAACATCGAGGAGGTCGCCGAGGAAGATCCCGAAGCGATCGCCCGCGAACATATCGACCCGTCGTTCGGAATGCATCCATATCAGGCTCGCAAAGCGGTCTACGATGCTGGCGTCGGTCAGTCTGTCGCGCGCGACGTCTCGAGCGTTCTCACTACACTCTATCAGCTCTGGGACGACAAGGATGGTGCCGACGCCGAAATCAATCCGCTGATGGTCACGAGCGACGACGAGGTCATCGCAGCGGACGCTGTCATGAACATCGACGAGGATGCGTTGTTCCGACAGCCCGAACTCGCCGAAATGGAAGAGGAGGCCACCGGCGGCGACGAACTTGAACAGAAAGCCGACGAGTACGACTTCGATTACGTCCGACTGGACGGGAACGTCGGCATCATCGGCAACGGTGCCGGACTCGTGATGACGACGCTCGACCTGGTCGACCACTACGGCGGCCAACCGGCAAACTTCCTCGACGTTGGCGGCGGCGCGAAGGCCGCACGCATCGCAAATGCACTCGACATGGTGTTCTCCGACGGGAACGTCGACAGCGTCGTCTTCAATATTTTCGGCGGTATCACCCGCGGTGACGAGGTCGCTCGAGGCATCAACGAAGCCTTAGAGCAGTTCGACGAGATACCCAAACCGGTCGTCGTCCGACTGGCCGGAACCAACTGGGAAGAAGGCATGGAAATTCTCAACGAGGACCTCGTCACGGTCGAACAGACCCTCGAGGACGCAGTTCAGCGTGCCGTCGAGTACGCTGGGGAGGTGAACGACCAATGA
- a CDS encoding UbiA family prenyltransferase, which produces MTNPTTIHRTQWVSSIAAVLRFLVHSNLFISLATVSVVVTTVFLADLPLEPLPLFIVFAVTMFVYTVNRFTDLEEDEQNVPRRAAFTKRYGRIWLALGVGLYGIAIGIAVAFGLAGAIYMLLPLAVVVLYSVGGVKQIFLVKNLVVGLAWGAIPLGVGYYYERLGTLEIQFLFVYVTVMITIAAVIFDVKDIEGDQEEGIPTVPNLFGPRVTRIVSLVATIVVAVVVVALVASGVIPTEFLVVLAMNAYVCAYIPFASPDLGPLYYGFVVDGEHVFLAVVVAALEALVW; this is translated from the coding sequence GTGACGAACCCGACAACGATTCACCGAACGCAATGGGTTTCGTCGATAGCGGCCGTCCTCCGGTTTCTAGTTCACAGCAACCTCTTCATTTCGCTGGCAACTGTAAGCGTCGTCGTCACCACCGTTTTCCTCGCAGACCTCCCGCTCGAGCCCCTGCCGTTGTTCATCGTCTTCGCAGTCACGATGTTCGTCTATACCGTCAACCGATTCACCGACCTCGAGGAAGACGAGCAGAACGTGCCGCGGCGTGCAGCATTTACGAAACGCTACGGACGGATCTGGCTGGCACTCGGCGTCGGCCTTTACGGAATTGCGATCGGAATCGCAGTCGCGTTCGGTCTGGCGGGTGCCATTTACATGCTGCTTCCGCTGGCAGTAGTCGTGCTGTATTCCGTCGGCGGTGTCAAGCAAATATTTCTCGTAAAGAACCTCGTCGTCGGCCTCGCCTGGGGTGCGATCCCGTTGGGCGTCGGTTACTACTACGAACGGCTTGGTACCCTCGAGATCCAGTTCCTGTTCGTCTACGTGACCGTTATGATCACCATCGCCGCTGTGATCTTCGACGTAAAGGACATCGAGGGTGATCAAGAGGAAGGAATTCCGACTGTTCCAAATCTATTCGGTCCACGGGTGACCCGAATCGTCTCGCTGGTGGCCACCATCGTCGTTGCAGTTGTAGTCGTCGCGCTCGTCGCAAGCGGTGTCATCCCAACCGAATTTCTCGTCGTCCTTGCGATGAACGCCTACGTCTGTGCGTACATTCCCTTCGCATCTCCCGATCTGGGTCCACTGTACTACGGGTTCGTCGTCGACGGCGAACACGTCTTCCTCGCTGTGGTCGTCGCCGCGCTCGAGGCCCTGGTCTGGTGA
- the rbcL gene encoding type III ribulose-bisphosphate carboxylase, with product MTGIEYDDFLDLEYQPAETELVCEFAIEPAADMTMEAAASRVASESSNGTWAALHVDESELTDLGAVACDIDGSDVLVAYPPELFEAGSMPQILSCIAGNILGMKAVDSIRLEDCRWPETVVGGFPGPQFGTSVAGEKLDAEDRPVLATVPKPKVGLSTDAHASIGEAAWRGGIDLLKDDENLTDQAFNPFVDRLTESLAARDRVQEDTGERKDYLVNVTAETTEMLERIDLVAEHGGGFVMVDVITCGWAAVQSVRDRCEDHGLAIHAHRAMHAAFDRLDHHGVSMRVIAQVARLCGVDHIHTGTAGLGKLENEDTPGINAWLTGECYGLNPVLPVASGGLHPGVIDQLIDALGTDIIVQAGGGVHGHPDGTLAGAKALRQSVEAAMAGEALADYATDHPELATALETWGAETPR from the coding sequence ATGACCGGGATCGAGTACGACGATTTTCTGGACCTCGAGTACCAACCCGCAGAGACGGAACTCGTCTGTGAGTTCGCCATCGAACCGGCCGCTGATATGACGATGGAAGCGGCAGCGAGTCGGGTCGCGTCGGAGTCGTCGAACGGAACCTGGGCTGCGCTCCACGTCGACGAGAGCGAGTTGACGGACCTCGGAGCGGTCGCCTGCGACATCGACGGGAGTGACGTCCTCGTCGCCTATCCCCCCGAGTTATTCGAGGCAGGCAGCATGCCACAGATTCTCTCGTGTATCGCGGGGAACATCTTGGGGATGAAAGCCGTTGACTCGATTCGACTCGAGGACTGTCGGTGGCCGGAAACGGTCGTCGGCGGGTTTCCAGGGCCGCAGTTCGGAACCAGCGTCGCCGGAGAGAAGCTGGATGCGGAGGATCGACCGGTGCTGGCGACGGTGCCAAAGCCGAAAGTAGGGCTGTCGACCGACGCTCACGCCAGCATCGGCGAAGCAGCCTGGCGCGGCGGGATCGATCTCCTGAAGGACGACGAGAACCTCACGGATCAGGCCTTCAATCCCTTCGTCGATCGACTGACAGAGAGCCTCGCTGCCCGCGACCGCGTCCAGGAGGATACTGGTGAACGAAAGGACTACCTCGTCAACGTCACCGCAGAGACCACCGAGATGCTCGAACGTATCGACCTCGTCGCCGAACACGGGGGCGGATTCGTTATGGTCGACGTTATTACCTGCGGATGGGCCGCCGTCCAGAGCGTCCGGGACCGTTGTGAGGATCACGGACTGGCCATCCACGCTCACCGCGCGATGCACGCAGCCTTCGATCGACTGGACCACCACGGCGTTTCGATGCGCGTCATTGCCCAGGTCGCCCGCCTCTGTGGCGTCGATCACATTCACACCGGGACGGCGGGGCTGGGAAAACTCGAGAACGAGGACACGCCGGGGATCAACGCGTGGCTCACGGGGGAGTGCTACGGCCTGAACCCGGTCCTTCCCGTCGCCTCGGGGGGACTTCACCCCGGCGTCATCGATCAACTCATCGACGCTCTGGGAACGGATATTATCGTTCAGGCCGGCGGCGGTGTCCACGGCCATCCCGATGGGACGCTCGCAGGTGCGAAAGCGCTCCGTCAATCCGTCGAAGCGGCGATGGCCGGCGAAGCGCTTGCGGACTACGCTACCGATCACCCGGAACTGGCGACAGCACTCGAGACGTGGGGAGCAGAGACGCCCCGGTGA
- a CDS encoding DUF5795 family protein — protein MSENRVVQGRMVTAKKLAELVEGDSVMEVDTIAEADESCPECGGNVLTVTYMPSVTELVTGRKCQDCDWSETDRD, from the coding sequence GTGAGCGAGAATCGCGTCGTTCAGGGGCGAATGGTTACGGCCAAAAAACTCGCCGAGCTGGTCGAAGGTGACTCGGTGATGGAAGTCGATACTATCGCGGAAGCCGATGAGTCGTGTCCGGAATGTGGCGGCAACGTTCTCACAGTGACGTACATGCCGTCAGTCACCGAACTCGTCACCGGCCGGAAGTGCCAGGACTGCGACTGGAGTGAAACCGATCGGGACTGA
- a CDS encoding SMP-30/gluconolactonase/LRE family protein, which translates to MTTSDPTETITSPDSTAATRKRPHRRSFLSAVATAGALAGIPTGGLGSQNGETATNLVVVADFDPPSLPENLAIDDEGTVYLSMGPSGEIQAVKSDGSQSSVATIDTGEQGLLLGITILDGVLYAVNASGQPETHGIWRVEIDESGEPQRVVSLPAGESMPNGIIPDPSTSDALLVSDHLAGAIWRVSIDGEAEPWVSDPLLEPNMGAQTPVGADGLAIHPDGDVYVDNLNAGSVMRVPIADDGSAGRVEQIVQDERLVGADGMTIDEEGTPYLAVNARNEVVRLRDDQQIETVVSGAPLDFPADVHFGTTEPTSTSLYIANFAYGTFLRDESEAAPSLARIDVGVSGYFPTDDGGRE; encoded by the coding sequence ATGACAACTAGTGATCCGACTGAGACGATTACCAGTCCCGATTCTACCGCCGCCACTCGCAAACGCCCACACCGACGCTCGTTTCTGAGTGCTGTTGCCACAGCGGGAGCGTTGGCGGGAATCCCGACTGGCGGTTTAGGTTCACAGAACGGGGAAACGGCGACGAACCTCGTTGTTGTGGCCGACTTCGATCCGCCATCATTGCCCGAAAACCTCGCTATCGACGACGAGGGAACGGTCTATCTGAGCATGGGACCGTCGGGCGAGATCCAGGCGGTTAAGTCCGACGGGAGTCAGTCGTCGGTTGCAACGATAGACACCGGAGAGCAGGGTCTTCTTCTGGGGATAACGATTCTCGATGGTGTCCTGTACGCAGTAAACGCATCGGGCCAGCCCGAAACGCACGGGATCTGGCGCGTCGAGATCGACGAAAGCGGTGAACCCCAGCGGGTCGTCTCCCTGCCGGCCGGAGAGTCGATGCCCAACGGAATTATACCCGATCCGTCGACGTCTGATGCGCTCCTCGTTTCCGATCACCTCGCTGGCGCGATCTGGCGGGTGTCGATCGACGGTGAAGCCGAGCCGTGGGTCTCGGATCCCCTGCTCGAGCCGAATATGGGGGCGCAGACGCCAGTCGGGGCAGATGGACTGGCGATCCATCCAGATGGCGACGTATACGTGGACAACCTCAACGCGGGATCAGTCATGCGAGTCCCGATCGCCGACGATGGGAGCGCGGGACGAGTCGAACAGATCGTCCAGGATGAAAGGCTGGTCGGCGCAGACGGCATGACGATCGACGAGGAGGGGACGCCGTACCTCGCCGTGAACGCACGAAACGAAGTCGTCCGCCTCAGGGACGACCAGCAGATCGAGACGGTCGTGAGCGGCGCGCCGCTAGATTTCCCCGCTGACGTACACTTCGGGACTACTGAACCGACGTCGACGTCGCTGTACATCGCAAACTTCGCGTACGGGACGTTTCTTCGGGATGAATCGGAAGCAGCCCCGAGCCTCGCGAGAATCGACGTTGGTGTGAGCGGGTATTTCCCTACCGACGACGGAGGCCGCGAATAG
- a CDS encoding helix-turn-helix transcriptional regulator, with protein MSDRKGDAIELLEFVARSPCRIRVLETLYETSPVSRESLKDEVDVVRTTLLRNLQGLVDRGLIRERDRYYEITTAGALTAAGVQNALEQVDTAIGLRPVIERIPSNELEFDLERLADATVVEATTANPYGPVDHHAASLAEMEHARLALPATGAKPLEVSQAPIDAGATFELVVTESVAETLQSESLVADEFETIADYDTVSVSVVDTQIPFFLGIIDDSVQIGVHDDSGLPTALLESSDPVVREWAVDRFETLASRSAPVTDD; from the coding sequence ATGAGCGATCGGAAGGGGGATGCGATCGAGTTGCTCGAGTTCGTCGCGCGGTCGCCGTGTCGGATTCGCGTTCTCGAGACGCTGTACGAGACGAGTCCCGTTTCACGAGAATCATTGAAAGACGAGGTCGACGTCGTGCGAACGACCCTGCTACGAAACCTGCAGGGACTGGTCGATCGCGGTCTGATACGTGAGCGTGATCGCTATTACGAGATCACGACGGCTGGGGCCCTCACCGCAGCGGGAGTGCAAAACGCATTAGAACAGGTCGATACGGCCATCGGCCTCCGGCCGGTGATCGAGCGAATCCCGTCGAACGAACTCGAGTTCGATCTCGAGCGTCTGGCCGACGCAACGGTCGTCGAAGCCACGACTGCGAACCCGTACGGTCCGGTCGACCACCATGCGGCGAGCCTGGCTGAGATGGAACACGCCAGGTTAGCGTTGCCAGCGACGGGCGCCAAACCGCTCGAAGTATCGCAAGCGCCCATCGATGCGGGGGCGACGTTCGAACTGGTCGTCACCGAATCGGTCGCAGAAACGTTGCAATCGGAGTCGCTGGTAGCGGACGAGTTCGAGACGATCGCAGACTACGACACCGTTTCGGTCTCCGTCGTGGATACGCAGATTCCGTTCTTTCTGGGAATTATAGACGACTCCGTTCAGATCGGTGTTCACGACGATAGTGGCCTGCCAACAGCGCTCCTCGAGTCGAGCGATCCGGTGGTCAGAGAATGGGCGGTCGATCGGTTCGAAACGCTAGCAAGCCGATCGGCGCCCGTCACCGACGACTAA
- a CDS encoding haloalkane dehalogenase → MVLSIPEERFEDVPDFDYEPQYVDVGELRMAYVEAGGADGDGDEETFLCLHGEPTWSFLYRKMMPTLAERGRVIVPDLIGCGRSDRYEDRDEYTVEMHYDALRTFVEELDLQNITVVCQDWGGLLGLALAANQPERFARLVPMNTGLPDGTQEMTETWHAFAEMVATAEELDIGELVANGCYHDLPANVVEAYRAPFPDERYMAGARTFPGLVPQSPDDPGADLFADAQERLAEWEKPAFVLFAMEDPITSDNRDPLRNLIPTASEQPDVWIDDASHFLQEDAGEEIAARIVDFVDRTS, encoded by the coding sequence ATGGTTCTGAGCATCCCGGAGGAACGGTTTGAGGACGTGCCGGATTTCGACTACGAGCCACAGTACGTCGACGTCGGTGAGTTGCGCATGGCGTACGTGGAAGCCGGCGGCGCCGATGGCGACGGTGACGAGGAGACGTTCCTCTGTCTCCACGGCGAACCCACCTGGTCGTTCCTCTACCGGAAGATGATGCCCACCCTGGCCGAGCGCGGTCGCGTGATCGTCCCCGATCTCATCGGGTGTGGCCGCTCCGACAGGTACGAGGATCGCGACGAGTACACGGTGGAAATGCACTACGACGCGCTGCGAACGTTCGTCGAGGAACTCGATCTACAGAATATCACGGTCGTCTGCCAGGATTGGGGCGGGTTGCTCGGACTCGCACTCGCGGCCAACCAACCGGAACGGTTCGCGCGTCTCGTACCGATGAACACCGGTCTCCCCGACGGAACGCAGGAGATGACCGAGACCTGGCACGCGTTCGCGGAGATGGTCGCAACGGCCGAAGAACTGGACATCGGGGAACTGGTCGCGAACGGATGTTATCATGACCTCCCTGCGAACGTGGTCGAGGCCTACCGCGCTCCGTTCCCCGACGAACGGTACATGGCGGGGGCCCGGACGTTCCCGGGGCTCGTCCCGCAGTCGCCGGACGATCCGGGAGCCGACCTGTTCGCCGACGCCCAGGAACGACTCGCCGAGTGGGAGAAACCGGCGTTCGTCCTGTTCGCGATGGAGGACCCGATTACGTCCGACAACCGCGATCCCCTCCGGAACCTCATCCCGACCGCGAGCGAACAACCCGACGTCTGGATCGACGACGCCTCGCACTTCCTGCAGGAAGATGCCGGTGAGGAAATCGCAGCGCGGATCGTAGATTTCGTCGACCGAACGTCGTGA
- a CDS encoding HalOD1 output domain-containing protein encodes MEQSLAADANDVYERIVTGVAALKGADPTELPPLFEAVDPDALTAIFSNTESGGLRTGHVEFTYADHRIAIEFPDSDQPVVTID; translated from the coding sequence ATGGAACAGTCCCTCGCAGCCGACGCCAACGACGTGTACGAGCGAATCGTCACCGGGGTAGCAGCACTCAAGGGGGCCGATCCGACGGAATTGCCGCCATTGTTCGAAGCAGTTGATCCCGACGCGCTCACCGCGATCTTTTCGAACACCGAGTCGGGCGGACTCCGGACGGGACACGTCGAGTTTACGTACGCTGATCATCGAATTGCTATCGAATTTCCCGATAGCGACCAGCCGGTCGTGACCATAGACTGA
- the sucD gene encoding succinate--CoA ligase subunit alpha — protein MSVLVDDETRVVVQGITGGEGKFHAEQMMEYGTNVVAGAVPGKGGQEAAGVPVYDTVHEAVEEENADTSVIFVPPAFAGDAIFESLDSGLDLAVAITEGIPTQDMARVNKRLSETDTRLIGPNCPGLITPGEAKLGILPGNIFSAGNVGLVSRSGTLTYQVVDNLTNRGIGQTTAIGIGGDPIIGTDFVDALELFENDSDTEAIVMCGEIGGEDEEEAAAFIDEHVDTPVAGFIAGRTAPPGKRMGHAGAIVSGSGTGTAESKINALNDAGVPVGDTPEEVATHIEDFLA, from the coding sequence ATGAGCGTACTAGTCGACGACGAGACGCGCGTCGTGGTACAGGGCATCACCGGCGGGGAGGGGAAATTCCACGCCGAACAGATGATGGAATACGGAACCAACGTCGTAGCCGGTGCAGTCCCGGGTAAGGGCGGGCAAGAAGCCGCCGGCGTCCCCGTCTACGATACGGTCCACGAAGCGGTCGAGGAGGAAAACGCCGATACGTCGGTCATCTTCGTCCCGCCGGCGTTCGCAGGCGACGCAATATTCGAGTCGCTCGATTCCGGTCTCGACCTCGCGGTTGCGATCACGGAAGGAATCCCGACCCAGGACATGGCGCGAGTGAACAAGCGCCTGAGCGAGACCGATACCCGTCTCATCGGTCCCAACTGTCCCGGCCTCATCACCCCCGGCGAGGCCAAACTCGGAATTCTCCCCGGCAACATCTTCTCCGCAGGAAACGTCGGACTCGTTTCCCGCTCGGGAACGCTGACCTACCAGGTCGTCGATAACCTGACTAACCGCGGCATCGGGCAGACGACTGCCATCGGCATCGGCGGTGACCCGATCATTGGAACTGACTTCGTCGACGCCCTCGAACTATTCGAGAACGACTCCGATACCGAGGCTATCGTCATGTGCGGCGAAATCGGCGGCGAAGACGAAGAGGAGGCCGCCGCATTTATCGACGAACACGTCGACACGCCCGTCGCCGGCTTCATCGCCGGTCGCACCGCACCGCCGGGTAAACGGATGGGCCACGCGGGTGCGATCGTCTCCGGGTCCGGCACAGGGACGGCAGAAAGCAAAATTAACGCCCTCAACGATGCCGGCGTGCCCGTCGGCGACACCCCCGAGGAAGTCGCAACTCACATCGAGGACTTCCTCGCGTAA